A stretch of the Gracilinanus agilis isolate LMUSP501 chromosome 4, AgileGrace, whole genome shotgun sequence genome encodes the following:
- the LOC123245396 gene encoding proteasome activator complex subunit 3-like — protein MASPLKVEQDVQGKVESFRARIAQEAEDLVSTFFPQKLSELDSRVQELRLQDLSRIRSVPAPEPPVAQDTPDTAGDGPNREPPTPATLQPAPPGKGAGLSGGEGQLLRSNQHLVELIERVKPEIELLREKCNTVRMWVQLLIPKVEDGNNFGVSIQEDTVDQLWTVESTAASYLRRFSTYYNTRAKLVSKIVKYPQVEDYRRTVAEVDENEYLSVRQILLHVRNQYATLHDVILKNIEKIKTPRSANTENLY, from the coding sequence CGAATCGCACAGGAGGCCGAGGATCTCGTGTCCACTTTCTTCCCTCAGAAGCTGTCGGAGCTGGACAGCCGCGTCCAGGAGCTCCGCCTGCAGGACCTGTCCCGCATCCGGTCGGTGCCGGCCCCGGAGCCGCCCGTCGCCCAGGACACGCCGGACACCGCGGGCGACGGGCCCAACCGCGAGCCGCCGACGCCCGCCACCTTGCAGCCGGCGCCGCCCGGCAAGGGCGCCGGGCTGTCCGGGGGCGAGGGGCAGCTGCTGCGCAGCAACCAGCACCTGGTGGAGCTGATCGAGCGCGTCAAGCCCGAGATCGAGCTGCTGAGGGAGAAATGCAACACAGTGCGCATGTGGGTACAGCTGCTCATCCCCAAGGTGGAGGACGGCAACAACTTCGGCGTGTCCATTCAGGAGGATACCGTGGACCAGCTGTGGACGGTGGAGAGCACAGCCGCCTCATACCTGCGTCGCTTCTCCACTTACTACAATACCCGCGCCAAGCTCGTGTCCAAGATAGTCAAGTACCCGCAGGTGGAAGACTACCGGCGCACCGTGGCCGAGGTGGACGAGAATGAGTATCTCAGTGTTCGCCAGATCTTGCTGCATGTGCGGAACCAGTATGCCACCTTGCACGACGTGATCCTCAAGAACATCGAGAAGATCAAGACCCCGCGCAGCGCCAACACTGAGAACCTGTACTGA